One window of Streptomyces sp. NBC_00273 genomic DNA carries:
- a CDS encoding class I SAM-dependent methyltransferase, with product MPTAENRAQPALAARVNDYDSFAEAYSALSETSLLNAYYERPAMLSLAGDVAGRRILDAGCGSGPLFGALRDRGALVTGLDSSAEMVALARRRLGADAALHVADLGDPLPFADGAFDDVLASLVLHYLEDWGPTLAEMRRVLRPGGRLIASVQHPFVDYAIQDPRPDYHATTNYTQEWTDLVGQNARMSFWRRPLHAMTDAFTAAGFRLAVISEPQPDPAARELYPNDFQRFSTAMCYLFFVLEVPPATSSAE from the coding sequence ATGCCTACCGCCGAAAACCGTGCCCAGCCCGCACTTGCGGCCCGGGTGAACGACTACGACAGCTTTGCCGAGGCGTACTCGGCCCTGAGCGAGACCAGTCTCCTGAACGCCTACTACGAGCGGCCCGCGATGCTGTCCCTCGCCGGGGACGTGGCCGGCCGCCGGATCCTTGACGCCGGCTGCGGCTCGGGCCCCCTGTTCGGTGCACTTCGTGATCGGGGTGCTCTCGTCACCGGCCTCGACTCCAGCGCCGAAATGGTGGCGCTGGCCCGGCGCAGGCTGGGCGCCGACGCGGCCCTGCACGTGGCCGACCTGGGTGACCCGCTACCGTTCGCCGACGGTGCGTTCGATGATGTCCTCGCCTCGCTGGTCCTGCACTACCTGGAGGACTGGGGGCCGACGCTGGCCGAGATGCGGCGAGTGCTCAGGCCCGGCGGTCGACTGATCGCATCGGTGCAGCATCCTTTCGTGGACTACGCCATCCAGGATCCTCGGCCCGACTATCACGCGACCACCAACTACACCCAGGAATGGACCGACCTGGTGGGGCAGAACGCCCGGATGAGTTTCTGGCGCAGGCCACTGCACGCGATGACCGATGCCTTTACCGCGGCCGGGTTCCGTCTGGCCGTCATCAGCGAGCCACAGCCCGACCCGGCGGCCCGTGAGCTCTACCCCAACGACTTTCAACGCTTCTCGACCGCCATGTGCTACCTGTTCTTCGTCCTGGAGGTACCCCCGGCTACCAGCTCGGCCGAGTAA
- a CDS encoding isoamylase early set domain-containing protein — MTRQELHVLERTLRKNSVKVTFVLPADTPGTHPAEVSVVGDFNDWRPCVHVLTPRKDGNRAVTVELPKGKTHSFRYLGAGDHWFNDADDGQDGPNSRIHT, encoded by the coding sequence GTGACCCGTCAGGAGCTCCACGTGCTGGAACGCACCTTGCGCAAGAACTCCGTCAAGGTCACCTTCGTCCTGCCCGCAGACACTCCAGGCACTCACCCGGCAGAGGTCAGCGTGGTCGGCGACTTCAACGACTGGCGCCCCTGCGTTCACGTCCTCACCCCGCGCAAGGATGGCAACCGGGCCGTCACCGTGGAACTCCCCAAGGGCAAAACCCACTCCTTCCGCTACCTCGGCGCCGGCGACCACTGGTTCAACGACGCCGACGACGGCCAGGACGGCCCCAACAGCCGCATCCACACCTGA
- a CDS encoding antibiotic biosynthesis monooxygenase family protein has protein sequence MPSVVKINALAVPAEQREVLEQRFASRAGAVAGSDGFEWFELLRPMEGPDQYPVYTRWRSEEDFLAWLEGPMKAAHQGDAGAGAVGGERPKPAASGSRVWSFEVVQQAAPKQA, from the coding sequence GTGCCCAGCGTGGTGAAGATCAACGCACTGGCCGTCCCCGCCGAGCAGCGGGAAGTCCTAGAGCAGCGGTTCGCCTCGCGGGCGGGGGCCGTGGCGGGTTCGGACGGTTTCGAGTGGTTCGAGCTGCTCCGGCCGATGGAGGGCCCCGACCAGTACCCCGTGTACACGCGGTGGCGTTCGGAGGAGGACTTCCTGGCGTGGTTGGAGGGGCCGATGAAGGCCGCGCACCAGGGTGATGCGGGTGCCGGGGCAGTCGGTGGCGAGCGGCCGAAGCCCGCGGCTTCCGGGTCCCGGGTCTGGTCGTTCGAAGTCGTGCAGCAGGCGGCTCCGAAGCAGGCTTGA